The stretch of DNA ATCGTGAATATACTGTCTTGCTGGAAATAGACTATAACAATGATCCAAACAATCCTGACCGTAAATTGAATGTGTGGAGCAATTCAATTACGCCCAGCGGTGAAACCGAAACACTAGTAGGTTCCATTCCAGTCGGTATTACATTTAATAGGTTTTATAGTCTCCAAGTATTGACAGATTCTGATGGCGACATTGATGTCAAACTATATGATGCCGTTTCGACTTCGTATTTGGGAGGTTTGTCGGGTGTAAGTCTCGTCACACCGATTAATTCTGGCATGATTGGGATCGCAGCAATCGATGAAGCAACATTTAACAATTTTGCTCTTACCGGAACTGCTGTACCCATACCTGGAGCAGTTTGGCTCCTCGGTTCCGGATTGGTTGGGTTGATTGGGATCAGGAGAAAAATCAACAACTAGCTTTGTCATAAATTTTAAATATTGCAAATAGAATGATGGGATTAAGATCAAACCTTGACTTGTGATTTAGGAAAATAGAAAAAACAGGTGCCACATCTTGCATAGTGAATAGCGACTTAATATATTAATATTATTGGTAATAAACGATAAGAGCTGACTTTTCTTATTTTCTTTCACCGTAGCTCATCAAGGGTAAGAGATGGGGCCACCCATTAAAGGGTTCGTCAAGAGAAAAAACACCCCCCTATTAAAAAGATGGCCTCTTTTTTAAATGTCAGTATAATAACTTGTTCCGCTGAATCGGCCTGCTGGACGCAAATATAAATGAAGGAGAAGTAAGAAATGAATGTGAAAAGAGTTATTTTATTTTTTTTAGTTTTAGTTAGCTTGTACGCAAATGCGAATGCTGCAATTGTTCAATACGATGAATCTGTTAGCGGAGATATTAATAGTGATACTTTCAATCTTGGATTAGGGATTAACACTATATCAGGAAACGCTTCGGTTGGTCAGGTTAGAGATCTAGATGCTTTCCGTTTTAATATTGCGGAAGGCGAAGTTTTAAGTTCATTTTCGTTAAGTTATTCGAATACAATTTCTAATGTTTATGAATCCTACTGGGGAATAGGTCATAAAATTGACTCACTAACGAATGGAAGAGTGACAGTTGCTAATATGGAATGGCATACTCTTTACTATGTTGCGGGCGGCCCTTACCCAGTA from Pseudomonadota bacterium encodes:
- a CDS encoding VPLPA-CTERM sorting domain-containing protein translates to MFAKIKILMIVLLFFSVAVSANADFSDNFDSESYTSAHWDVLLDSWDHIALGSPDLGYHGINNTPGNPAAASFANNQQYYSQANLSVQSLLRLDGNEAEKKNTSSGFIFISGSVPSSDYREYTVLLEIDYNNDPNNPDRKLNVWSNSITPSGETETLVGSIPVGITFNRFYSLQVLTDSDGDIDVKLYDAVSTSYLGGLSGVSLVTPINSGMIGIAAIDEATFNNFALTGTAVPIPGAVWLLGSGLVGLIGIRRKINN
- a CDS encoding VPLPA-CTERM sorting domain-containing protein encodes the protein MNVKRVILFFLVLVSLYANANAAIVQYDESVSGDINSDTFNLGLGINTISGNASVGQVRDLDAFRFNIAEGEVLSSFSLSYSNTISNVYESYWGIGHKIDSLTNGRVTVANMEWHTLYYVAGGPYPVSSSPISYFVDILPIGEGNYELGVGETLISIDNPGGSFDYTLSLEVTEAPISSVPIPESVWLFGPGFTGLIGLRRKKKSAI